Genomic DNA from Oncorhynchus keta strain PuntledgeMale-10-30-2019 unplaced genomic scaffold, Oket_V2 Un_contig_17214_pilon_pilon, whole genome shotgun sequence:
GACTGTTGAATCCTACATTGTTAAACTTAAAGCCGTtgttcctctgtctgtttctTACCCTATATCTGTTTATATTCTTACAGGAGAGATCCCCAACCCAGACTCAGTCAACGAACCCAGTTCCACAGAATCAATACTACCACCTGGTTGTGGGAGTTACCCCTGTCCTCAATGTGAGAAGAGTTTCAGTTCCTCAACTAATCTAAAGAATCATCAAAGAGTACACACTGGAGAAAAACCTTTTGactgctcagcatgtgggaagagtttcagtGAGAAAGTAAACCTTAAGAGACACGAGAGAGTACATagtggagagaagccttaccactgcacCCAATGTGCGAAGAGCTTCAATCATTCTGGAAGCCTTAAGGAACACGAGAGAATacatacaggggagaagccttaccactgctctctGTGTGGAAAGAATTTTCGTGTTGCAGGAGGCCTAAAGAATCATCAGAGATCACACagtggagagaagccttaccactgctctctGTGTGGGGAGGGATTCACTCAGCTAAGAAGTCTTAAAAATCATGAGAGAATACCCATTGGAGGGAAGCCTGCCTGTCCTTTCAATGTAATTGTccaagaggaggagggagagagggacatcaatgtggaggaaaagagagaagttgagggagaggaggacaaaaGTGGTGTAGTAGACAGTGCATgtcggagcaaaaaccaaaccatgaggtcgaaggaattgtccgtagagctccgtgacaggattgtgtcgaggcacagatctggggaagggtaccaaaaaatttctgcagcattgaaggtccccaagaacacc
This window encodes:
- the LOC127919606 gene encoding oocyte zinc finger protein XlCOF20-like gives rise to the protein MSEPGSGCGVPAQRSSQPGPELLSVKLGDCNQTVELNVIVKEEEEEREINEGEEEEREEDRASVDSGEIPNPDSVNEPSSTESILPPGCGSYPCPQCEKSFSSSTNLKNHQRVHTGEKPFDCSACGKSFSEKVNLKRHERVHSGEKPYHCTQCAKSFNHSGSLKEHERIHTGEKPYHCSLCGKNFRVAGGLKNHQRSHSGEKPYHCSLCGEGFTQLRSLKNHERIPIGGKPACPFNVIVQEEEGERDINVEEKREVEGEEDKSGVVDSACRSKNQTMRSKELSVELRDRIVSRHRSGEGYQKISAALKVPKNTVASIILKWKKFGTTKTLPRAGRPAKVGNRGEGPWSGR